GGACGCGCAACCCGTCGGGGCTCGCGATGCTCGAATGGCGGGAAGATGGGCTGGGTGAAGTCGAGCCCACGCAGCTGGCTTACACCGACGAGGAAATCTGCCGCGCTATCGCGGAACAGGATGCGGGTAACACGCTGGTTATCGCGGTTGACGCCCCGCTGGTGGTTCCCAATCTGACGGGAGAGCGTCTGGTGGAAGGCGAGATGCGCCGTCGCTTCGCCCGCTATCATGCCGCCTGCCACCCCGCGAACCGCCGCTTGCTGGGCGAACCACCGCGTGGGGAACACCTGTGTGCGATGCTGGCGGAGCGGCTCAACGTGCAGGTGGCTCCAGCACCACCCATTCGGCAGGCGTGTCGGGTGGCATTCGAGGTTTATCCGCACGCCGCGATGGTGAGACTGTTCCACCTGCCACGCATTCTGGAATACAAGGCGAGATCGGGCAGGGATCTGGCATATCGTCGCGAGCAGATGCAGCGCTACGTCCGTCTGCTGAAGCAGTTGCCTGCGCCGAAGCTATACCTGCCCGACTGGCTGTCGGAAGTTCCAGAAACTGCTGCCGGGCTCAAGCGATTCGAGGACA
This region of Bacillota bacterium genomic DNA includes:
- a CDS encoding DUF429 domain-containing protein yields the protein MDRAPALWVGIDLAWGTRNPSGLAMLEWREDGLGEVEPTQLAYTDEEICRAIAEQDAGNTLVIAVDAPLVVPNLTGERLVEGEMRRRFARYHAACHPANRRLLGEPPRGEHLCAMLAERLNVQVAPAPPIRQACRVAFEVYPHAAMVRLFHLPRILEYKARSGRDLAYRREQMQRYVRLLKQLPAPKLYLPDWLSEVPETAAGLKRFEDRVDALFCAWLAARAWWYGGQVLGEACTGTIWLPTQDCELPAENIEAQP